From the Moraxella sp. FZFQ2102 genome, the window GTGGTCGGGTATTGGCATTGCTGATAGTTTTGAAAAAGTAAATTTGCAGCGTCTGGCAGGGCGTGAGGATTATCTTGATCGTATTCGCAATACTAAGGTATTGATTGTTGATGAAATTTCGATGTTGCATCTTAAGCAGGTGGATGCCATCGATGCAGTGATGCGCCATTTTCGCAAAAGTGAGCTGCCGTTTGGCGGGGTGCAGGTGATTTTTTCGGGTGATTTTTTTCAGCTACCCCCTGTGGGTGAAAAAGGCGAAACTTCCAAAGAAAAATATGCTTTTATGTCAAAGGCTTGGCTTGAATGTAATTTTCAAATCTGCTATCTGACCGAACAGCATCGCCAGGCAGGACAAGGTGAGCGAGAAAAGTACGGCTTATCACTCAATGATATCCTAAACCAAATCCGCTCGCAGACCGTCACTCAGCAGGCGGTCGATGTGCTAAGTGGCACGCAGATGCATACGGTTGCGATGAACCGCACGCGCCTATACACGCACAATACCGATGTTGATAAGATCAATCAAAAAGAGCTCGATCAGCTTGATGCCACGCCGCAATCCTTCGTCGCGGTGAGTACTGGCGAGAAAGCACTGCGCGAAACCTTGCTCAAAAGCGTGCGCGCGCCTGAGACACTGACGCTGAAAATTGGCGCAAAGGTGATGTTTGTCAAAAATATGCCGCTGCTTGGTGTGTATAATGGCACGATGGGCGAGATCAAGGCATTTATGGGTGTATCAGGCAAGCAATACAAAGACGCCAAAGCGGTGATCGATGAAGTGGCGTATCCGATCGTACAGCTCAATAACGGCGGTGAAGTCTTGGCTGAACCTGAAGAATGGACGACCGAAGGGCGTGATGGCGAAGTGCTGGCGAGCGTGACGCAAGTGCCTTTGTGCCTTGCGTGGGCGATTACCGTGCATAAGTCGCAAGGCATGACGCTTGATGCCGCTGAGATTGACCTATCCAAGACCTTTGAGATGGGGCAGGGCTATGTGGCGTTGTCACGGCTGCGCTCCTTAGATGGTCTAAAATTATTAGGGCTGAAGATTAATAGCCTATTACTGGATGAATGGGTGCAGTTCATTGATCGGCGATTGATCGAGTTGTCACAAGAGCACGCGCAGGCGTTTGGTGTATTGGATGATGACGCGCTAGAGCAGATTTACACTGCCTTTATCGATGCTTGTGGGGGTATTACCGACCCTGCCAAGATCGCCTTGAACGAAAAGCATCTGGCAGCCAAAAAACAAGCCGCCGCCCAGCGCAAAGCCAAAGCCACGCAGCACAAAAAAGACGCTGTGCAGTCTAATGGACTGACCGCCACCGTGAACGCCACTTATGGGCTGATACAGACAGGCATGACGCTTGAGAATATCGCAGCTGAGCGCAGTCTTGCGCTATCGACGGTGATTGGGCATTTGGATGATGTAATCAAGGCGGGTAAAGAGATTGACCGAGCTAAATATCAGCCTGATGCCGATGTCTTGGCTGATATTCAAGCGGTGTATGAACGGCTCGATGCCCAAGGGGAGTTTGTCGATGGGGTGAAGTTGCGCCCGATTGTCGAAGAATTAGACAGTAAATATAATTATAACCAAGTGCGTTTGGCGTTGATTTTTATTGATACCAAAGCCGATCAAGGTGCGGATAAGGCGGGTGATGATGCGTGATAAACCTA encodes:
- a CDS encoding helix-turn-helix domain-containing protein, yielding MKQSTALAILKTGQNVFLTGQAGAGKTYVLNQYIDYLRVRGVPVAITASTGIAATHMNGMTIHSWSGIGIADSFEKVNLQRLAGREDYLDRIRNTKVLIVDEISMLHLKQVDAIDAVMRHFRKSELPFGGVQVIFSGDFFQLPPVGEKGETSKEKYAFMSKAWLECNFQICYLTEQHRQAGQGEREKYGLSLNDILNQIRSQTVTQQAVDVLSGTQMHTVAMNRTRLYTHNTDVDKINQKELDQLDATPQSFVAVSTGEKALRETLLKSVRAPETLTLKIGAKVMFVKNMPLLGVYNGTMGEIKAFMGVSGKQYKDAKAVIDEVAYPIVQLNNGGEVLAEPEEWTTEGRDGEVLASVTQVPLCLAWAITVHKSQGMTLDAAEIDLSKTFEMGQGYVALSRLRSLDGLKLLGLKINSLLLDEWVQFIDRRLIELSQEHAQAFGVLDDDALEQIYTAFIDACGGITDPAKIALNEKHLAAKKQAAAQRKAKATQHKKDAVQSNGLTATVNATYGLIQTGMTLENIAAERSLALSTVIGHLDDVIKAGKEIDRAKYQPDADVLADIQAVYERLDAQGEFVDGVKLRPIVEELDSKYNYNQVRLALIFIDTKADQGADKAGDDA